A genomic segment from Homalodisca vitripennis isolate AUS2020 unplaced genomic scaffold, UT_GWSS_2.1 ScUCBcl_4349;HRSCAF=10478, whole genome shotgun sequence encodes:
- the LOC124372920 gene encoding cytosolic Fe-S cluster assembly factor NUBP2 homolog: MLKGVKHVILVLSGKGGVGKSTVSVQLALSLKEFGYKVGILDVDLCGPSIPYLLGLENQEVHQCSEGWVPVYLDSDQKLAVMSIGFLLKSRNDSVVWRGPKKTGMIRQFLNDVYWQDIDYLVIDTPPGTSDEHITVMENLRNYGCEGAILVTTPQAVAIEDVRKELTFCRKTGIPVLGVLENMSGFVCPHCSVSINFFI, translated from the exons atgttaaAGGGTGTAAAGCATGTAATTTTGGTGTTATCTGGTAAAGGTGGAGTCGGAAAATCCACTGTTAGTGTTCAACTTGCTTTATCTTTAAAAGAATTTGGTTATAAG GTTGGAATACTAGATGTGGATTTATGTGGCCCCAGTATTCCCTATCTTCTTGGCTTGGAGAACCAAGAAGTTCATCAGTGCAGTGAAGGATGGGTGCCAGTATATTTAGATTCTGACCAAAAACTTGCAGTTATGTCTATTGGATTTTTACTAAAGTCTAGAAATGATAGTGTAGTATGGCGTGGACCAAAGAAAACAG GAATGATCAGGCAGTTCTTAAATGATGTGTACTGGCAAGATATCGATTACCTTGTTATTGATACTCCTCCTGGCACATCAGACGAACACATTACTGTCATGGAAAATCTAAG GAATTACGGCTGTGAAGGAGCCATTCTTGTTACAACCCCACAAGCAGTAGCTATAGAGGATGTCAGGAAAGAGTTAACCTTCTGCCGGAAGACAGGCATTCCTGTTCTCGGTGTGTTGGAAAATATGAGTGGATTTGTTTGCCCGCATTGTTcagtaagtattaatttttttatca